The following are encoded together in the Candidatus Woesebacteria bacterium genome:
- the pepD gene encoding beta-Ala-His dipeptidase has protein sequence MDEKNKFLNNLNLNDENTIRIWSGFYDLTQIPRPSKNEKKVADYLEKFANEKTITVERDKYNNILLRLPSNNPQIKGVLLQGHSDMVCVKGSERDPSVEGVSPVIDETGEWVKAQNTSLGADNGIGVAALLSLLEDKEFVHGPLGILITTDEETGLNGAKNLKFDLSKYKYLINCDSEDWGEATIGCAGGEDVIITLNTKMEAVKETAIKISVSGLKGGHSALAIAEVGRANAIKLLAGVISDLVEQADVHLVSFNGGTARNVIPSEAEAVITFGGFTEVDSENHFSSIIKKTIQEYDNEENIAIEISKTQDVDRGCSIIDTEKILDMINDLPHGVIKWVGLKEEKPQTSTNLAMIRTSGTSLEIVSMNRSSFEKESDEVAKMQSNIAFKHGARLLREGKYPAWEPDYESKIVKHAQKIFRDIWQEELLIEQTHGGLECGIIKNTYPNIIEAISLGPTITGAHSINERVNISSVEKFYTYLKALIRDLQD, from the coding sequence ATGGACGAAAAGAATAAGTTTTTAAATAATCTGAATTTAAATGATGAAAACACAATCCGCATTTGGTCAGGGTTTTATGATCTAACTCAAATTCCACGCCCTTCAAAAAATGAAAAGAAAGTCGCAGACTATCTGGAAAAATTCGCCAATGAAAAAACTATTACCGTTGAAAGAGATAAATATAATAATATTCTTTTGAGACTTCCTTCCAATAATCCACAAATCAAAGGCGTACTTTTACAAGGACATTCCGACATGGTTTGTGTCAAAGGAAGCGAAAGAGATCCTTCCGTAGAAGGAGTTAGTCCGGTAATTGATGAAACTGGTGAATGGGTAAAAGCCCAAAATACAAGCTTGGGCGCGGATAATGGTATTGGCGTAGCTGCGCTTCTTTCTTTATTGGAAGACAAAGAATTTGTCCATGGACCTTTGGGAATACTAATTACAACTGATGAGGAAACGGGTTTAAATGGCGCCAAAAATTTAAAATTTGATTTATCAAAGTATAAATATTTAATAAATTGTGATAGCGAAGATTGGGGTGAGGCTACCATTGGTTGTGCCGGCGGAGAAGATGTGATAATTACTCTTAATACCAAAATGGAAGCAGTAAAAGAAACGGCGATTAAAATAAGCGTCAGTGGTTTAAAAGGTGGTCACTCGGCTTTGGCAATTGCTGAAGTGGGTCGTGCTAATGCAATCAAACTACTTGCAGGAGTAATTTCAGATTTAGTCGAACAAGCGGACGTTCATCTTGTCTCCTTTAATGGCGGTACGGCAAGAAATGTAATTCCTTCGGAAGCTGAAGCCGTGATAACTTTTGGTGGTTTCACCGAAGTAGACTCCGAAAATCATTTTTCTTCAATAATCAAAAAGACGATTCAAGAGTATGACAATGAAGAAAATATTGCTATCGAAATATCAAAAACGCAGGATGTAGATCGTGGTTGTAGTATCATCGACACAGAAAAAATTCTTGATATGATTAACGATTTACCACATGGAGTAATCAAGTGGGTAGGGTTAAAAGAGGAAAAACCGCAAACATCAACAAATTTGGCCATGATTAGAACAAGTGGTACGTCATTGGAAATTGTTAGTATGAACAGAAGCAGTTTCGAGAAGGAGTCCGATGAAGTTGCGAAGATGCAATCTAATATTGCATTTAAACATGGTGCCAGATTATTAAGAGAGGGAAAATATCCTGCATGGGAGCCGGATTACGAAAGTAAAATAGTAAAACATGCACAAAAAATATTTCGAGACATTTGGCAGGAAGAATTGTTAATTGAACAAACACACGGAGGTCTAGAATGTGGCATTATTAAAAATACATATCCGAATATAATTGAAGCCATTTCACTTGGTCCAACAATTACGGGAGCTCATTCAATTAATGAAAGAGTAAATATCAGTAGTGTAGAAAAATTCTACACGTATCTGAAAGCATTAATTCGTGATCTACAAGATTAA